The proteins below come from a single Rhizobium sp. BT04 genomic window:
- the tsaB gene encoding tRNA (adenosine(37)-N6)-threonylcarbamoyltransferase complex dimerization subunit type 1 TsaB, with protein sequence MIVLALDTAGVDCAAAVYDSGRNTVLGEASDMIGKGHAEHLIGIVDRALDQAGLALSHIDRLAVTIGPGSFTGIRVGVAAARGFALSLNVPAVGVTTLEVMASAQRDKTPGRAVLAAMDAKRDEIYLQSFSADGSPLDEPRAVSVAEAQAYAAGFDGEITGSATPLLKADGGGDHANQFPISVVARLGAAASPDAGKPKPLYLRGPDAKPQAGYAIARRV encoded by the coding sequence ATGATCGTTCTGGCGCTGGACACGGCAGGTGTGGATTGCGCTGCCGCCGTTTATGACAGCGGCAGGAATACGGTGCTGGGGGAGGCATCGGACATGATCGGCAAGGGGCATGCTGAACATCTGATCGGAATCGTCGACCGCGCGCTGGATCAAGCGGGACTGGCCCTTTCTCATATCGACCGTCTTGCCGTCACCATCGGCCCCGGCTCCTTTACCGGTATCCGCGTCGGCGTTGCCGCAGCCCGCGGCTTTGCGCTTTCCCTCAATGTGCCCGCCGTCGGCGTCACCACGCTCGAGGTCATGGCATCAGCCCAGCGCGACAAGACGCCCGGGCGGGCAGTGCTGGCGGCGATGGATGCCAAGCGGGACGAGATCTATCTGCAATCCTTTTCAGCCGACGGTTCGCCGCTCGATGAGCCGCGGGCGGTCAGCGTTGCGGAAGCACAGGCATATGCCGCCGGCTTCGACGGCGAAATCACCGGTTCGGCGACGCCGCTCCTGAAGGCCGACGGCGGCGGCGATCATGCCAACCAATTCCCGATCTCCGTCGTGGCGCGCCTCGGTGCAGCCGCCTCCCCCGATGCCGGAAAGCCGAAGCCCCTTTATCTGCGCGGACCCGATGCCAAGCCGCAGGCCGGGTATGCGATCGCCCGACGAGTATGA
- a CDS encoding NifU family protein: MFIQTEATPNPATQKFLPGKVVMENGTAEFRSADEAEASPLAARLFDIPGVTGVYFGYDFISVSKDDAEWQHLKPAILGSIMEHFMSGKPVMGDASILSEDADAGDEFFDEGDESIVLTIKELLETRVRPAVAQDGGDITFRGFKDGKVYLNMKGSCAGCPSSTATLKHGVQNLLRHFVPEVQEVIAA; encoded by the coding sequence ATGTTCATTCAGACCGAAGCCACGCCGAACCCCGCCACGCAGAAGTTCCTGCCGGGCAAGGTGGTGATGGAAAACGGCACGGCCGAATTCCGCAGCGCCGACGAGGCTGAGGCTTCGCCGCTCGCCGCCCGCCTGTTCGACATTCCGGGCGTCACCGGCGTCTATTTCGGCTATGATTTCATTTCCGTCTCCAAGGACGATGCCGAATGGCAGCATCTTAAGCCGGCTATATTGGGCTCGATCATGGAGCACTTCATGTCCGGCAAGCCTGTCATGGGCGATGCCTCCATCCTCTCCGAAGACGCCGATGCCGGCGACGAATTCTTCGACGAAGGCGATGAATCGATCGTGCTGACCATCAAGGAACTTCTGGAGACCCGCGTGCGCCCCGCCGTTGCCCAAGACGGCGGCGACATCACCTTCCGCGGCTTCAAGGACGGCAAGGTCTATCTGAACATGAAGGGTTCCTGCGCCGGCTGCCCGTCTTCGACGGCGACGCTGAAGCACGGCGTCCAGAACCTGCTGCGCCATTTCGTTCCGGAAGTGCAGGAAGTGATTGCCGCTTAA
- a CDS encoding universal stress protein: MVSKRLSRLEGHRRKFMAVIDGTPECQRAVHYAGRRAKNSNGGLVLLYVIPDGDFQQWLGVEEIMRAEAREEAEAVVAKIAQIVRETIGIEPEIVIREGGAAEQINTVIEEDRDVAILVLAAGSAKEGPGPLVSSVAGRAAAFPIPVTVLPDTLTNEEIDALC, from the coding sequence ATGGTATCGAAGCGACTCTCCCGGCTCGAAGGTCATCGCCGCAAATTCATGGCGGTGATCGACGGTACACCCGAATGCCAGCGCGCCGTTCATTATGCCGGCCGGCGGGCAAAGAATTCCAATGGCGGGCTGGTGCTGCTCTACGTCATCCCCGACGGGGATTTCCAGCAATGGCTCGGCGTCGAGGAGATCATGCGGGCGGAAGCGCGCGAGGAGGCCGAGGCGGTCGTTGCCAAGATCGCCCAGATCGTGCGCGAGACGATCGGCATCGAGCCCGAGATTGTCATCCGCGAAGGCGGTGCGGCCGAACAGATCAACACCGTGATCGAGGAAGACCGCGATGTGGCGATCCTGGTTCTGGCCGCCGGTTCGGCGAAAGAAGGTCCAGGGCCGCTGGTCTCGTCGGTTGCCGGCCGCGCAGCGGCCTTTCCGATCCCGGTGACGGTGCTGCCTGATACGCTGACCAACGAGGAAATCGACGCTCTCTGCTAG
- the trpS gene encoding tryptophan--tRNA ligase — protein MSEFKKLVFSGVQPTGNLHLGNYLGAIRRFVALQEGNDCIYCVVDMHALTAQLVHEDMPSQTRSIAAAFIAAGIDPEKHIVFNQSAVPQHAELAWIFNCVARIGWMNRMTQFKDKAGKDREQASLGLYAYPSLMAADILVYRATHVPVGEDQKQHLELARDIAMKFNLDYAEHIGRTDYGIDITVGNEPVHAYFPMVEPLIGGPAPRVMSLRDGTKKMSKSDPSDLSRINLMDDEDAISKKIRKAKTDPDGLPSEIDGLQGRPEADNLVAIYAALADTSKADVLAEFGGQQFSVFKPALVDLAIHVLAPITGEMRRLMDDTSHIDAILRKGGERARARAEVTMSQVRDVIGFLY, from the coding sequence ATGAGCGAATTCAAGAAACTCGTATTCTCCGGCGTGCAGCCGACCGGCAACCTGCATCTCGGCAATTATCTCGGCGCGATCCGCCGCTTCGTGGCGCTGCAGGAAGGCAATGACTGCATTTACTGCGTCGTCGATATGCATGCGCTCACCGCCCAGCTCGTGCATGAGGACATGCCGAGCCAGACGCGCTCGATCGCCGCCGCCTTCATCGCCGCCGGCATCGACCCGGAAAAACATATCGTCTTCAATCAGTCGGCCGTGCCGCAGCATGCCGAACTCGCCTGGATCTTCAACTGCGTCGCCCGCATCGGCTGGATGAACCGCATGACGCAGTTCAAAGACAAGGCCGGCAAGGACCGTGAGCAGGCCTCGCTCGGGCTTTACGCCTATCCGAGCCTGATGGCCGCCGACATTCTCGTCTATCGCGCCACCCATGTGCCGGTTGGAGAAGACCAGAAGCAGCATCTGGAACTGGCTCGTGACATCGCGATGAAGTTCAACCTCGATTATGCCGAACATATCGGCAGGACCGACTACGGCATCGACATCACCGTCGGCAACGAGCCGGTGCATGCCTATTTCCCGATGGTTGAGCCGCTGATCGGCGGACCGGCGCCGCGCGTCATGTCGCTGCGCGACGGCACCAAGAAAATGTCGAAATCCGACCCGTCTGATCTCTCGCGCATCAACCTGATGGACGACGAGGATGCGATCTCGAAGAAGATCCGCAAGGCAAAGACCGATCCGGACGGCTTGCCGAGCGAGATCGACGGGCTGCAGGGCCGCCCGGAAGCCGACAATCTGGTGGCGATCTATGCCGCACTCGCCGACACGTCGAAGGCCGACGTGCTGGCCGAATTCGGCGGCCAGCAGTTCTCTGTCTTCAAGCCGGCGCTGGTCGATCTCGCCATCCATGTGCTGGCGCCGATCACCGGCGAGATGCGCCGGCTGATGGATGATACCAGCCACATCGACGCCATCCTGCGCAAGGGCGGCGAGCGCGCCAGGGCACGCGCCGAGGTGACGATGAGCCAAGTTCGCGACGTCATCGGCTTCCTCTATTGA
- a CDS encoding VOC family protein yields MTIQSLFLVTLVVDDYDRAKAFYCDALGFDCLQDERQPEGKRWVVVRPRGGDGAAFLLAQAANAAQRAAIGNQTGGRVGFFLKTDDFARDHAAMLAAGVRFLEAPRHEVYGTVAVFADPYGNSFDLIQHADA; encoded by the coding sequence ATGACGATCCAGTCGCTTTTCCTCGTCACCCTCGTGGTCGACGACTACGACCGCGCCAAGGCCTTCTATTGCGACGCCCTCGGTTTCGATTGCCTGCAGGACGAGCGCCAGCCGGAGGGTAAGCGCTGGGTGGTGGTGCGGCCCAGGGGCGGAGATGGAGCGGCCTTCCTGTTGGCGCAGGCGGCAAATGCGGCGCAGCGGGCGGCGATCGGCAATCAGACGGGCGGGCGTGTCGGCTTCTTTCTGAAGACCGATGATTTCGCCCGCGACCATGCCGCGATGCTGGCGGCCGGCGTGCGCTTTTTGGAAGCGCCGCGCCACGAGGTTTACGGCACGGTCGCCGTCTTTGCCGATCCCTACGGTAACAGCTTCGATCTGATCCAACACGCCGATGCGTGA